In Thermoflexus sp., the sequence CCATCGATGTGCACTGCGTCACCGGGTGGAGCAAGCTGGATACCACCTGGACCGGGGTGGCCTTTCGGGATCTGCTGCGGTTCGTTCGGGTGAAGCCTGAGGCCCGCTACGTGATGGCCCACTGCGAATACGGGTTCACGACCAACATCCCGATGGAATACATGGAAGACGCCCTGCTGGCCACCCATTACAACGGGGAGCCGCTGACGCCCGAGCACGGTTACCCCCTCCGCCTGATCGTGCCCCGCCTGTATTTCTGGAAGAGCGCGAAATGGCTCCGGGCGCTGGAGTTCATGGCCGAGGATCGGCCGGGCTTCTGGGAGCAGGCCGGCTATCATATGCGGGGGGACCCGTGGCGGGAGGAACGGTATCGGGAATGGTGAGCGGAAGGCCGGGATGGGCCTGGGATCCTTCAATACTCTCCTCGCAGGAGGGACCGATGCACA encodes:
- a CDS encoding sulfite oxidase-like oxidoreductase, which encodes MRFERKIHEEAARFARRLPPGQVLTEKFPVLHYGPIPKFDPATWDFRVFGLVEEEKRWTWEEFQQLPRTTITIDVHCVTGWSKLDTTWTGVAFRDLLRFVRVKPEARYVMAHCEYGFTTNIPMEYMEDALLATHYNGEPLTPEHGYPLRLIVPRLYFWKSAKWLRALEFMAEDRPGFWEQAGYHMRGDPWREERYREW